The Pseudoalteromonas sp. N1230-9 genome segment TACGGGTTATTATGCCAAATGCAAGCGCGTATACCCCCTTGGGTAGGGTGCCGAGTCAACGCTTATTTACGGTCGCAGCTTTATATGAAACGCAATCTGAAATAGATACCTCTTTAGCCTTCACCAGTGGTTACTCATTACAGCGAGTTTTAAAAATAGCATCATCAGCAGCACCTAATTTAAGTGTATCCTTGTATGAGCCTTTTGCTGTTGAGGGTGTTTTACAATCACACAGTCAGATGTTAGCTGGGTTTAAGTATTCAGATTGGCGAGACACGCAAGGAACCCTTTTTGCCGCTGTAGCAATGGAGAAAAGGATCATGTCAATGCTATTGGGACTGATTGTTTTAGTTGCTGTATTTAATATTGTCTCAGCGTTGACCATGATGGTGAGCGAAAAGCAAAGTGAAGTAGCAATTTTGCAAACGCTGGGTTTAACGCCCAAGCAAGTACAACATGTATTTATGATACAAGGCTTGTATAACGGTCTTATCGGTACCAGTATCGGTGCTTTACTTGGGGTATTGTTAAGTAGCAATATCAATGAATTATTGAATATGTTAGGCATCAATTTATTAGCAGGTGTGAGCTTACCCGTTAAATTTGATGTTATGAGTTTGAGCCTAATTGCCGCAGGGAGTATTGCGATGAGCTTTTTAGCCACTTTGTATCCTGCCCGAAAAGCTGCAAAAGTGAATCCAGCAGAGGTATTACGTTATGAGTGATCTAGTCATCAATTGTCAGCAGCTGAACAAAGTTTATCAAGATGGCGATAACCAAGTTGAAGTATTAAAAGGGGTTGAACTAGCGCTTAAACAGGGTGAAATGTTGGCCATCGTTGGCAGCTCAGGATCGGGTAAAAGTACTTTATTGCACATTTTAGGAACCCTCGATAATGCAACAAACGGCAAAGTCGAAATTAAAGGTAAGCAAGTAGGAAAGCTAAACCGCAAACAACAAGCTAACTTTCGCAACGAAAATCTTGGTTTTATTTACCAATTCCATCATTTGTTAATGGAATTCACTGCGATTGAAAATGTTGCTATGCCATTGCTTATAAAAGGCTTAAGTGCAATTGAAGCGAACGAAAAAGCATTAATGATGCTTGATAAAGTAGGTCTTTCTCATCGCAGTGAACATAAACCTTCAGCGTTATCAGGCGGTGAGCGTCAACGTGTTGCCATTGCAAGGGCCTTAGTTACTGAGCCTGCGTTAGTACTTGCAGACGAACCAACCGGTAATTTAGACAAACAGAATGCAATAAAAATTTATGACTTAATTAAAGAATTAAATAGCAGTCTCAAAACAAGCTTTGTTGTGGTCACGCACGATTTAGAGCTTGCAGATAAGCTGGGAAAAATTGCTTATTTAGATGATGGTAAGCTTGCAATTAAAGAGTCTCAAGATGTTGCTTAGTGCCTTTATTTCAAAACGTTTTCGCGCACACAGTGGTCATAAAGATGGTCAAAATGGTTTTGTGAGTTTTATAGCAAAGGCTTCGACCATAGGTATTCTATTAGGTGTTGCTGTTCTTATTGTTGCGCTATCGGTCATTAATGGCTTTGAGCAGCAATTGGTGCACAGATTATTGTCTGTTGTGCCACAAGTTGAATATGTAGCCCCTAATAAACCGATCAATGATTGGCAAAATAAAGTCAAATTACTAGGTGAGCAAAATGGCGTTGCTGGCGCAGCGCCTTTTATCAGTGTAAGTGGTATGGCACAGTTTAAAAATGAACTGAAAGCGGTTGAGGTACGCGGAGTTGAAGCCGATTTAGAGAACCAAGTTTCTGCGCTTAATCAGTTTACTCAGGGCCGTTTAGTAAGCCAACTACAGCAAGAAGATGTCATCTTAGGTCAACAAATCGTCAATAAGCTTGGTCTAGAAATTGGCGACCCCGTTACGTTATTGATCCCACAGATTAATCAACAAACGAGTAAGTTACTCTCACCAAAGCGGGTGAGTTTAAAGCTTGTGGGTATTGTTAATATGGGCGGGCCTATAGATGAAACAGCTGCGTATATAAGATTAGATAAAGCACAAGCTGTGCTGGGTTTTACTAAAAACCAAGTAACAGGGCTTAGGTTAAAAGTGGATGATGTTTTTGCTGCACATCAAACGGCGATGCGGGTCGGGCAAGTTATCCCCGACTATGTGTATGTGTCTAGTTGGTTTAGAACACAAGGCAGTTTGTATCAGGATATTCAAATGGTTCGCACGATTGTTTATATCGTGGTGTTTTTAATTATTGCTGTTGCCAGCTTTAATATTGTTTCATCCTTGGTGATGGAAGTACGCGAGAAACAGGCAAACATTGCTATCTTAAAAACCATGGGTGCACAAGATAGTACAATCTTGGCAACTTTTGTTATGCAAGGCTTTACTCAAGCCCTAATTGGTGTGCTGTTAGGTACTATTATTGGTGTTATGGTGGCACTTAATATAAGTGAGCTGTTTACTTGGTTAAGCAACCTAGCTGGTGATAACCCGTTACAAGGTGTTTATTTTGTTGAGTTTCTACCGAGTAAGTTAGTTTGGCAAGATATTGTTGTTACAGTTTTTGTTACTTTTATTTTGGCTATACTAGCAACACTTTATCCAGCATGGCAGGCAACAAGAATTGACCCTGCAAAGGTGTTAGGTAACTAAAAGTGTGAATCAAGCTTAAATGCTCGCAAACACTTGCACCCTAGTATATTAAGCCTTAAAGTGTCCTAAATGTAGTAAAAGAGTAACCAATATGGAACAAAAACAAGCTAAGCCACTGACAGAAGAAGAGCAAGCACAAGCACACAAACAAAGTATTATGTGGCAACGAGAATGTTTCCAGAACGCGCAAAAGCATTTAGCTGAAAAAGGTGTGATCCCGCAAACAGTCATTGAAAAAGAAAGCCGCTTTATTGCGCCACTAGTTGCTGTTTGGAAATTCAAAGCTCAAAATGGTAAAAGCTACTGGGTGGTGACGGGCCGTTTACCGACGGACCACGCCGAAGCGAGCGCAGCGAAAGATGCACGTGAAGCTTTACGCTTCTTTTCGATGCAATGGCAGCTTAAAGCAGACCAACTTATGCAATCAGGTGCAGTCGATAAAACAAAAGTTGATTTTGCGAACCTGTTGATAAATCGTGCACACGGTTTGTATGAGTTATTTGAAAAAGATGATATGTGGCAAAACGAGCCTGCATAATCTGAGTTTACTGTAAAAAGCTGAATAGAACTATTCAGCTTTTTATTTTCGGCCCTAAACCACCTACTTCAGTAGGTGGTTATCATCATTTAGGCTTTGCCTGAAAAAATACTCATGTTAATTCCTTACTTGATTTTTAGCGAAGTCATATAAGGAAAAAACATGAGTAGATACGAGAAAGCATCGCATGTGTATTGGCGATGTCAATATCATATAGTCTGGACACCAAAGTATAGGTTCTGAATATTGAAGAACAAAGTAGGCAGAGATGTTTACAGGTGCATACAAGTGTATTGTGAGCAGTTAGGGTGCAAAGTAGTCGAGTTAAATGTGCAGGTTGACCATGTTCATTTGGTAGTGAAGATACCGCCGAAGTTATCAGTCTCGAAACTAATGGGTGCTTTAAAGGGAAAAATAGCTCTAAAGCTATTTAGCAAATATCCATACTTAAGGAAAAACAAGTTATGGGGAAACCATTTTTGGCAGAGAGGGTACTTCGTAGATACTGTAGGGATAAATGAAGAAATAATAAGACGGTATGTCAGGCACCAAGAAAAGGAAGAGGTGCAAGAGCAGGCGCAGTTAACACTGCAGTAAACAACGCCCCCTTCTAGGGGGCTAATGCAAAGCCACCTTCTTTAGAAGGTGGATCTTTTACTTTGTATCGTTAATGCACCAAGGTGAATGGTCGCGTATCAAATTGTTTGATGGGGCAAAGCATTCGTTGTCTTGGAATACCAGCTTCCATAAATACTAAGCCATCTGCTGCAAAACCATTTCGTTTAAACCTGTCAACTTCGTTCAAAATGCAATTAATACTCACACAGTCGCACCCTTGTTTTTCAGCCATTTTAACTAAATAGGTTAGTAGCGATTTATAGACAGAGCGATTGCGATGCTCAGGCAAGACAGCAATACGGCCTATGAGCCCATCATTACATAAACGCCCTGTAGCGACAGGGCATTTACCATCTTTTGTAACCAATACATGGTGCGCTGTTTGATCAAGATGATCGAATTCTACGTGTTTAGGGATGTGTAATTCATATACAAACACACGCTCCCTGATTTGCTGCAAGAGTTCCTTGTCGATACTCCATTCAACTTCATCGATATGATAGCCCATAAACACACGCTCCTAACAAAACCAAATACCCTCATTTAAAAGTGTAGTAAAGGTTTTCAAGAAAATGTGATTATTTTTTGAACTATTTATGTCGGTAGCTGTCAGGTAAGTTTGATCGGTGAGCTTTTTGATTAGCTCAAGTTCATCTAAATCATGCATATAGTTAACACCATTGATGCTTAATAGAACCTGTTCATCAATTATTTGGTAAATTGCACGAGTACCGCCTAAACGCTCAAAAACAACGTCTTCATCATTGAGTAAGTCATTTACATCATCTAATGTGTAGGGCTCTTCTAAAGGCGCTAAATCCATTTCATGCTTTGGCTGGCTCATACTATTGCCTAGCCAAGTCTTAAACACTGCGTCATCATTAATCGCAGCAATCATTAATT includes the following:
- a CDS encoding DUF4826 family protein, with the translated sequence MEQKQAKPLTEEEQAQAHKQSIMWQRECFQNAQKHLAEKGVIPQTVIEKESRFIAPLVAVWKFKAQNGKSYWVVTGRLPTDHAEASAAKDAREALRFFSMQWQLKADQLMQSGAVDKTKVDFANLLINRAHGLYELFEKDDMWQNEPA
- the lolD gene encoding lipoprotein-releasing ABC transporter ATP-binding protein LolD codes for the protein MSDLVINCQQLNKVYQDGDNQVEVLKGVELALKQGEMLAIVGSSGSGKSTLLHILGTLDNATNGKVEIKGKQVGKLNRKQQANFRNENLGFIYQFHHLLMEFTAIENVAMPLLIKGLSAIEANEKALMMLDKVGLSHRSEHKPSALSGGERQRVAIARALVTEPALVLADEPTGNLDKQNAIKIYDLIKELNSSLKTSFVVVTHDLELADKLGKIAYLDDGKLAIKESQDVA
- a CDS encoding lipoprotein-releasing ABC transporter permease subunit, yielding MLLSAFISKRFRAHSGHKDGQNGFVSFIAKASTIGILLGVAVLIVALSVINGFEQQLVHRLLSVVPQVEYVAPNKPINDWQNKVKLLGEQNGVAGAAPFISVSGMAQFKNELKAVEVRGVEADLENQVSALNQFTQGRLVSQLQQEDVILGQQIVNKLGLEIGDPVTLLIPQINQQTSKLLSPKRVSLKLVGIVNMGGPIDETAAYIRLDKAQAVLGFTKNQVTGLRLKVDDVFAAHQTAMRVGQVIPDYVYVSSWFRTQGSLYQDIQMVRTIVYIVVFLIIAVASFNIVSSLVMEVREKQANIAILKTMGAQDSTILATFVMQGFTQALIGVLLGTIIGVMVALNISELFTWLSNLAGDNPLQGVYFVEFLPSKLVWQDIVVTVFVTFILAILATLYPAWQATRIDPAKVLGN
- a CDS encoding lipoprotein-releasing ABC transporter permease subunit is translated as MFQPVSLFIGLRYSRSSKGNAFISFISFFSIAGIAIGLMALFTVSSVMNGFENNLKTNMLGLIPHIEVEGDSHSKEAMATLKTQLTNSQDVKQVNLYRHGEAILQTNKDLHGVLLQGLYDDGNSLYQIKDKIVVGDWSLVMDKQYHIAISRYLSRKLGISIGDKVRVIMPNASAYTPLGRVPSQRLFTVAALYETQSEIDTSLAFTSGYSLQRVLKIASSAAPNLSVSLYEPFAVEGVLQSHSQMLAGFKYSDWRDTQGTLFAAVAMEKRIMSMLLGLIVLVAVFNIVSALTMMVSEKQSEVAILQTLGLTPKQVQHVFMIQGLYNGLIGTSIGALLGVLLSSNINELLNMLGINLLAGVSLPVKFDVMSLSLIAAGSIAMSFLATLYPARKAAKVNPAEVLRYE
- a CDS encoding GNAT family N-acetyltransferase, encoding MGYHIDEVEWSIDKELLQQIRERVFVYELHIPKHVEFDHLDQTAHHVLVTKDGKCPVATGRLCNDGLIGRIAVLPEHRNRSVYKSLLTYLVKMAEKQGCDCVSINCILNEVDRFKRNGFAADGLVFMEAGIPRQRMLCPIKQFDTRPFTLVH